The DNA segment ATTTTTTCTAAATCTGATACTCGAATAATGGCAAGCATTTGTGTAGGTAAAGCTACAAAACGAATTTTTTGATCACGTTGTTTTAGCATTCGTGTCCAAGCAATCAATAATGCCACTCCACTACTATCACTTTGAGTGACATCTTCTAAATTAAAAAGAACTAACGAAGTTTTATCATTTTTTAAGATATTTTGGCTGTGCAGCCACATACCCGGTACGGTATAGGTATTTAAAGCCCCTGATAAAACATAATGATCTTTTTTAAAGTGTAAGGATGGCTTGTTCATCTAAGTTAATCACTTTGATTATTATGTTGTGCAAGTTTACTAATAAGGCCATCGATACCACTCTGGCGTAACTCTTCAACAAATTGAGAGCGAAAACTTTCTATGATACTCACGCCATCCACACTAAAATCATAAAGCTTCCACTGACCTTGCACTCGTAGCATTCGATAATTAAGATTAATCTGAGGACCTGATTCTCGGATGATGCGACTTTTAACTTCTACATAAGATTGATTATTAAAATCTTCGCGTAATGGCAAAAAAATTATGCGTTCATTCGTGTATTGGGCCAAAGCACTTGAATAAGTACGAACAAGTAACATAACAAATTGATCCTCAAAAGCTTGTTGTTGAGCGCGCGTGGCATTTGACCAAGCACGGCCCAAGGCTTTACTCGACATACTCTCTATATCAACATGCGGCAATAAAATTTGATCAACGATACCATAAACAATCTGTGGCTTTGTTTTAAGCGTCGCTTGATTTCGTTGTAGCTCTGAAATTAACTGATTCGAGGTATTTTGTAGCACTTCTATAGGCGATGAAATCGCCCAAGCCATTGTACACATGAATAACCCAAGCAATGCGACGATAACTTTTTTCACTTTTTTCCCCCTGAATTCTTTAAGCTAAATATTAATTGGCCAATAAGATCTTCTAAAATTAATGCGGGATGCGTATCTTGTACAATAGCATTATTATTTAAAAAAGTTTGAGCAAACCCTGGTGTTAAACTAATATAATTTGCCCCTAATAAGCCTTGAGTTAAAATACTTGCAGAAGTATCTACTGGCAATTGTTTATACTTTGAATCAATTTTCATCGTCACAACAGCTTTAAATTGAACGTTATCAAGTTTTATTGCGCTTACTTCCCCAATATGAACCCCTGCTAAAGACACAGGCGAGCGTACTTTTAATCCACCTACATTATCAAAAGCTGCTGTAATGTTATATCCATTCTCGCCTATTGAGCTACTTAATCCACTTACCTTAAAAGCCAAAACTAATAAAGCAAGAATCCCAAATAACATAAAAAAACCAACCCAAATTTCTATTATTCTCTCGCGCACTTACCAACCCCCCATCATCACTGCGGTTAATACAAAATCCAAGCCTAATACAGCCAGGGAAGAATACACAACGGTACGCGTTGTTGCTCGACCAATTCCTTGAGGAGTTGGAACGGTATCATATCCTTGAAACACAGCTATCCATGTAACAACACCACCAAATACTATGCTTTTTATAATTCCATTCACAATATCATCATGAAAATTAACAGCAGATTGCATAGCACTCCAAAATGTTCCGCTATCAACGCCCAACCAAACGACACCTACTAAATACCCGCCCCACACAGCAACTGCACTAAAAATAATCATTAATAAGGGCATACTGATAAAACCACCCCAAAAACGCGGTGAAATCACACGCCATAATGGATCCACACCCATCATTTCCATACTTGCAAGTTGTTCCGTAGATTTCATCAAACCAATTTCTGCTGTCAATGCTGAACCCGCACGACCTGCAAACAATAATGCTGTAACCACTGGTCCTAATTCTCGTACCACGCTTAAAGCAACCAATTGCCCTAATTGTTGACTTGCACCAAATTTATTTAAAGTATTATAGCCTTGCAATCCCACTACCATGCCAATAAATAACCCTGATAAGACAATAATGATTAAAGATAGTACGCCAATAAAAAATAGTTGTTCGATTAACAAAGGAAAACTTTTTTTAAACCGTGGTTTTCGTATTAATAAATGCGCTAAAAAAATCCCGGAACGACCAATGCTCATTAATAGCTGTAGACCAAACTGACCCAATAATCGAAATTTTTCTAATATCAACATATATTAATGCAGTAACTCTTGGCTATACTCAATAGCGGGATAATGAAAAGGGACCACGCCATCGGGTAAGCCTTGTAAAAATTGTTGAACCTCTGGATCCTTATCTATATGTACTTTCTCTGGCGTACCGTGACCAATAATTTTTCCGCTAGCAATCACATAAATATAGTCTGCAATACTTAGTGCTTCTTTTACATCATGAGAAACTAAGATCGTTGTAATACCTAAGGCTTTGTTTAGATCTGAAATAAGTTTTACAATCACGCCAAGTGCAATGGGATCCAAACCTGTAAAAGGTTCGTCATACATAATAAGCTCTGGATCTAGAACAATCGCTCGCGCTAAAGCGACACGCCGTGCCATACCACCTGAAAGTTGATTAGGCATAAGATTTTTAGCCCCACGTAAACCTACAGATTGTAATTTCATCAATACAATATCACGAATCATAAAATCAGGTAGTTCGGTATGTTCTCTTAAAGGAAAAGCAACATTTTCAAAAACACTCAGATTGGTAAATAACGCGCCGCTTTGAAATAAAATACCCATTTTACGACGTAATTCATAAAGTTGCGCTCGAGGCAATTTATTTATTAACTTACCATTGACATGGATATTGCCGCGTTTGGGTTTTAATTGGCCACCTATTAAACGCAGTAACGTAGTCTTACCACATCCACTTGGACCCATAATGGCCGTTATTTTACCCCGCGGGATATTTAATTCGATATCGGAAAAAACAGTACGTCCGTTACGACTAAAATATAAGCCTTGGATATTGACGAAATCACTCAAGTTATTCGTCCCCTTTTCTCACTTTTTCTATTAAATAATCAGTAACCTGCAAAAAGCGTGCGGGATCTCCGCCTATCATGCTGGGATCAACTTTATATCGATTATCAATAACTAACGTAGGTGCAGCAAGAATTTTATCTTCTTGCATTAAAGTATCACTTCTCAATAATTGTGCATCAATACCTGGGGAAAAACTAGCTATACTTTCAAACTCATGTTGTTTAACCCCATGTTTTATAAAGAATTCTTCTTGAAGCTTAGGATTTGATAAATCTTGTCCTTCAACATGAATAGCTTTAAATATAACAGGCGTCAATTCTTTTTCGACTCCCAACATTTTGGCAATATAAAAAGCTCGAGCTAAACTGCGCCAACTTGGTTGAAACACTATCGGTATGCGCTCAAATTTTACATAATTTGGCTGGGTTGCAAGCCATTTGTCTAAAGTTGGTTCAAAATGATAGCAGGCAGGACAAGCATAACTAAAAAACTCAATCACTTGTACTTGGGTTTTGGGTGCTGATTTCGGAATAATCTCCGACGTAGAAATAACTTCATAATCTTTTCCGGCTTTAAAGCTCGTCGGATGAGTTTTAGGATTATTATCTATTTTTCCACATGATGATAAAATAATAGATAAGGTTAAAAACAATAGGCTACGTAATCCCAATCTAAGCATACAGCCCCTCTTTATAATAAAAAACTAAAAGCCACTAAATCTTTTCAAAACTAACATATGTCTTTATCCCGTAAAGGCTCCTTAAGATATAGCATGCAAATCCCTTTTTCTTAAGGGCCATTGGAGACAGCCACTAAACCAACCCCATAATTTTGTAGTAGGTCTCATAAAATTGGCCAAGCATAACACAGCTTAGCAAAAAACGTTAAGCGGGGAAAAGAATACTTAGAAATAAAGCTCATTTTGAAGGCTAAAAATATAAATCAATTTACCAAGTAGGTAAATAAATCATTTTTCTAGACTTTTTTAAACTTTTTTGCACATTGAATTAGCAGCTTGGCACATAGTATAGTTTTAAAGAGATAGTATTTTGTCATTTTTTAGATATACCGTACGCACAAGCTTACCCATCTTAAAAACCTATACTCAGCAATCGTGATCATCTTGCATTGCAATGGGCATTAAAGTTGAATCTAAAACGTTAATAATCAAAGACAAATATTTTCTTCATAGAATACGATAAGGATTTAAACAACATGAATAGTTCTTATTAAACTATTTTTTTTATGGAGATTCACTATGTGGAATATATCAGAACCAATACGCTACCAAATAATTGCCCAATATCGAGATAATACCATTTTGGTCAATATTCTTGGTCAGGGCCTATATTTTATGCGCACAGCCCATCAAATTTTTACTACACCAACTCTTATCAGTGGCTTCTCACAAGTAGACGCTGCTTTAATAGGTTACATAGTAGGTTCGGAATCTCATAAATCTAAATTTGGGTGAAATGTGGTTTTACTTCTAAAATGATAGCTTTTTATAAAAATCAGTTATAGAAATTGCATGCAGTTTACGCTTATGTCAAAGTAACTTACCAAAATTGGACTGGGGAGATTTTAGTGAGAACAGAAAATCAGGAGCTTTTAAAAAGCAAAGTAGCCGAAGCTGCATTAGAATATATTAAAGCGGGCTCTATTCTAGGATTAGGAAGCGGTAGTACTGTCAATTTTCTTATTATGGCGTTAGCTCACATTAAACATAAAATTGAAGGAGTGGTCGCAGCTTCTGCCGAAACTGAAAAACGTTTAAAACAATTTAATATCCCTGTATTAGATCTAAATTGCACCGGTGAATTGGCCTTTTATATAGATGGAGCTGATGAAGTCAATCCACAACTGCAACTTATAAAAGGGGGGGGTGGAGCACTTACACGTGAAAAAATTATCGCCGCTGCCAGCAGAAATTTTATTTGCATCATTGATGAAAGTAAGTATGTCGGTATGCTAGGCCAAAAAAGTCTGCCATTAGAGGTTATTCCTATGGCACGCAGCTATGTTGCTAGAGAATTAGTAAAATTAGGTGGCTTTCCTATTTATAGAGAAAATTTTATTACCGACAATGGCAACATAATATTAGATACTCAACATTGGGATTTTACAGATCCCATTAAACTTGAGCGTTTATTAAATAATATTCCAGGTGTAGTGTGTAATGGTTTATTCGCCCAGCGTCCTGCAAATATTTTACTTATGGCTAGTAAAGAGGGCATTAAAATTTTTGAAAAATAAATTTTTAATAACGATAATAATCGGATTTATAGGGTCCTTGAGGCTTTACGCCAATGTAATGGGCTTGCTCAGAAGTCAGTTCTGTTAATTTAGCTCCAACTTTCTCTAAATGTAAACGAGCCACTTGTTCGTCCAACGTTTTAGGGAGCATATAAACCTTGCCTTTTTCATAACGATTATTATATTGCCATAACTCAATCTGCGCTAAAACTTGATTGGTAAATGAATTAGACATAACAAAACTAGGATGTCCTGTAGCGCAGCCTAGATTAACTAAACGACCTTCAGCTAATAGTAATAAACGCTTTTTATTCGGAAAATTTATCTGATCAACTTGTGGCTTAATATTTAACCAATTGAATTGACGTAACCCGGCTACATCTATCTCAGAATCAAAGTGCCCTATATTACAAACGATGGCCAAATCTTTCATCTGTTGCATATGGGATAAAGTGATAACATCTTTGTTGCCGGTAGCCGTTACAAATATATCTCCGAGTCCTGCTACATCATCCATGGTTACGACGCGATAACCTTCCATGGCAGCTTGTAATGCACAAATCGGATCAATTTCCGTGATCCATACAGTCGCGCCATAGGAACGCAGACTCTGAGCACATCCCTTTCCTACATCACCATAACCACAAACTACAGCAATTTTACCGGCGATCATAACGTCAGTCGCGCGTTTTAAAGCAT comes from the Rickettsiella endosymbiont of Rhagonycha lignosa genome and includes:
- the rpiA gene encoding ribose-5-phosphate isomerase RpiA, with the protein product MRTENQELLKSKVAEAALEYIKAGSILGLGSGSTVNFLIMALAHIKHKIEGVVAASAETEKRLKQFNIPVLDLNCTGELAFYIDGADEVNPQLQLIKGGGGALTREKIIAAASRNFICIIDESKYVGMLGQKSLPLEVIPMARSYVARELVKLGGFPIYRENFITDNGNIILDTQHWDFTDPIKLERLLNNIPGVVCNGLFAQRPANILLMASKEGIKIFEK
- the mlaD gene encoding outer membrane lipid asymmetry maintenance protein MlaD, encoding MRERIIEIWVGFFMLFGILALLVLAFKVSGLSSSIGENGYNITAAFDNVGGLKVRSPVSLAGVHIGEVSAIKLDNVQFKAVVTMKIDSKYKQLPVDTSASILTQGLLGANYISLTPGFAQTFLNNNAIVQDTHPALILEDLIGQLIFSLKNSGGKK
- a CDS encoding thiol:disulfide interchange protein DsbA/DsbL, whose product is MLRLGLRSLLFLTLSIILSSCGKIDNNPKTHPTSFKAGKDYEVISTSEIIPKSAPKTQVQVIEFFSYACPACYHFEPTLDKWLATQPNYVKFERIPIVFQPSWRSLARAFYIAKMLGVEKELTPVIFKAIHVEGQDLSNPKLQEEFFIKHGVKQHEFESIASFSPGIDAQLLRSDTLMQEDKILAAPTLVIDNRYKVDPSMIGGDPARFLQVTDYLIEKVRKGDE
- the ahcY gene encoding adenosylhomocysteinase; amino-acid sequence: MIAEKLKASITDYKVADLNLAEWGRREITIAETEMPGLMALRKKYGHEKPLKGARIAGCLHMTIQTAVLIETLLDLGAEVRWSSCNIFSTQDHAAAAIAARNIPVFAWKGETEEEFWWCIEQTLNGPDGWMPNLLLDDGGDLTLLLHEKHPKLLHDIKGVSEETTTGVHRLYQMQKEKTLLVPAINVNDSVTKSKFDNLYGCRESLIDALKRATDVMIAGKIAVVCGYGDVGKGCAQSLRSYGATVWITEIDPICALQAAMEGYRVVTMDDVAGLGDIFVTATGNKDVITLSHMQQMKDLAIVCNIGHFDSEIDVAGLRQFNWLNIKPQVDQINFPNKKRLLLLAEGRLVNLGCATGHPSFVMSNSFTNQVLAQIELWQYNNRYEKGKVYMLPKTLDEQVARLHLEKVGAKLTELTSEQAHYIGVKPQGPYKSDYYRY
- the mlaE gene encoding lipid asymmetry maintenance ABC transporter permease subunit MlaE, translated to MLILEKFRLLGQFGLQLLMSIGRSGIFLAHLLIRKPRFKKSFPLLIEQLFFIGVLSLIIIVLSGLFIGMVVGLQGYNTLNKFGASQQLGQLVALSVVRELGPVVTALLFAGRAGSALTAEIGLMKSTEQLASMEMMGVDPLWRVISPRFWGGFISMPLLMIIFSAVAVWGGYLVGVVWLGVDSGTFWSAMQSAVNFHDDIVNGIIKSIVFGGVVTWIAVFQGYDTVPTPQGIGRATTRTVVYSSLAVLGLDFVLTAVMMGGW
- a CDS encoding STAS domain-containing protein: MNKPSLHFKKDHYVLSGALNTYTVPGMWLHSQNILKNDKTSLVLFNLEDVTQSDSSGVALLIAWTRMLKQRDQKIRFVALPTQMLAIIRVSDLEKILPINRSSG
- a CDS encoding ATP-binding cassette domain-containing protein, which codes for MSDFVNIQGLYFSRNGRTVFSDIELNIPRGKITAIMGPSGCGKTTLLRLIGGQLKPKRGNIHVNGKLINKLPRAQLYELRRKMGILFQSGALFTNLSVFENVAFPLREHTELPDFMIRDIVLMKLQSVGLRGAKNLMPNQLSGGMARRVALARAIVLDPELIMYDEPFTGLDPIALGVIVKLISDLNKALGITTILVSHDVKEALSIADYIYVIASGKIIGHGTPEKVHIDKDPEVQQFLQGLPDGVVPFHYPAIEYSQELLH
- a CDS encoding ABC transporter substrate-binding protein, whose protein sequence is MKKVIVALLGLFMCTMAWAISSPIEVLQNTSNQLISELQRNQATLKTKPQIVYGIVDQILLPHVDIESMSSKALGRAWSNATRAQQQAFEDQFVMLLVRTYSSALAQYTNERIIFLPLREDFNNQSYVEVKSRIIRESGPQINLNYRMLRVQGQWKLYDFSVDGVSIIESFRSQFVEELRQSGIDGLISKLAQHNNQSD